CCAAGTTCTGTTAGACTATTTACTATTGAATAAATATTTAAAAGACTTTTTCGGCTATTATCGTCCATTTCCTTCGATGAAGGACTTAAATCAATATATGCTGTATCACCACTGAAATATAAATTTAAAACAGTAATATCCTTATTCTCAAGAAAGCCTTCATTTTGAAGAACCTCTATAGTTTTAGAAACTACTTTAACTGATTTATCTCTTCTGCTTTGACTTTCTTCTATATTTTCATCTTTTTTAATAAGTTCTCTCCCATCTGCTCCTGGAATATATATAGTTACTTTTTCCTTAACTTTTTCTTCTATAGTTATTTCATCAGTATTAATCTTTTTTATACTTTTATCCTTTACAGTATTAGAGTATATTACTCCAAGTACTATAGCAACTATCCATATTCCTATTAATGTTCCTAGCCATTTTTTACTCACTGCTTCACCTCATTGATTAATAAAAATACCCTCTTACCATCTCAGCTATCTCTTTTGCCATCTTTTTTTGATATACTGGATTTGTTATTTTCTGAAGATCACTCTTATTGCTTATAAAGCCTACTTCTATCAAGACACTGGGTCCATTAAAACCTCTCAGTACAGCAAAGTTTGCTCCATGTATCCCTCTATTATTTAATCCTATCGCTTCTGCTAAAGCATTATTTGTTTTCCTTGCAAATCCAATAGAACTTTCTTGATTTTTCTTATATGCTAATTCTCCCATTATCTGAGCTATATCACTACTATTTTCTCCATATTTATCTCCAAAACTATTTTCAAATGAAGCTATTCTTTCAGCATAAGGTGAAGATTTTTTAGAGAAATAAAAAACTTCTACTCCATTCATTTTACTTGATACTGCTGCATTGGCATGTATACTGATAAACATATTTGCTTTTGCTTTATTAGCTATTTTTGGACGTTGTGACAAGGTTACAAAAACATCTGTATCTCTTGTCATAACAACATTGAAATCCTTTTTCAATTCATCTCTCAAATACTTACTTACTGCCAGAGTTACAGTTTTTTCATAATATTTTTTAAAACCTATTGCTCCTGGGTCTTTTCCCCCATGTCCAGCATCTATAGCTATTGTAAACTGCTTTTTTTGAGATTTATCATTGAATGTAAGAACAAAATTATTTCCTTTTGAAGCAATTCCTCCACTATAGCTAATATTTTTTCTTAATTTAATAAAAAATCCAACTGAGCCACTGTAATCTACAACTTCAAGGCTTTCTATATATTTCCCTGTAAAATTTTTATTATTTATTTTTCCAGTAAGAGTACTATCTGGAAATTCTAAAAAAATCAATTTATTATATTCATCATAATTCATTGTATACTTTGGTTTTTGCGATCCAGCAAAATCCATAGTTAGAACAGCTCCATTCAATTTTACTGATTTAATAGTTCCAGCAAACGAAAGTACTGTTAAAAATAAAAATAAAAAAATTGTAAGTATCCTTTTCATCTTATGTCCCCGCTTTATTAAAGAAAAAACGACAATGTTCATTGTCGTTTTATTTCAATTACTATAATACTCTAGAAATAGCCCCTTTAGTGAAAGTGATTTTTACGCCTTTATCAACTCTTACCTCTACATAATCTTCACTTACAGAAACTATAGTACCTTTTATTCCACCAACAGTAACTACTTCTGATCCTTCTTTTAATGAATCCATCATTTCTTTTTGTTTCTTTTGTTTTTTCTTGTTTGGTAATATTAATAAGAAGTAGAATACAGCTATCCACACTACGAAAGTTAGTATCATACCACTATATTTACCTAATCCTAATAATTGTTCCATTGTTAATCCCCCTCATCAGAAAAGCTTTGTTAAAAGTATAACATATCATAAGCTTTTTTTCAATTTTTTCTATGATTTATATAGCTTTTTTCAATTTTTTATTTAAAAAAAGCTTTTATTTTATCTTTTAAAGTTTTATGTTTTTTATAGTTTTTATCTTTTAAACTGTCATCAAAGGCTTTTAAAAGTTCTTTCTGCTTATCGTTAAGGTCAGTAGGAGTTTCTACTACTACCTGTACCAATTGATCTCCAACCATAGAACTTCTCAAAGATTTGATTCCTTCTCCTCTTAATTTGAAAAGCTTTCCTGTTTGTGTTCCTGCTGGTATTTTTATATTTTTCTTACCATTCAAAGTAGGGATTTCCACTTCTCCTCCAAGAGCAGCTGTTGTGAAAGTGATAGGCACCTCACAAATTATGTCATCTCCTCTTCTTTGGAATAAATCATGTTCCTTTACTCTTATAATTACATAAAGATCTCCATTAGGTCCACCAGTTTCACTAGCTTCTCCCATTCCATCTAGTCTAAGTTTTTGTCCATCATCTATTCCTGCTGGTATTTTTATCTTCTTTTCTACAGTTTCCTTTACAATACCTGTTCCATGACAAGTTTTACATTTCTTTTCAGGTATTTCACCTTTACCATGACACTCATCGCATTCTGCATAACTTTCAAAATTTCCAAGTATAGTTCTTTGAACTGTTTTTACTCTTCCAGAACCTCCACATTTAGTACATTTCTTCATTGTACTTCCTGGCTCAGCTCCACTTCCATTACATGTACCACATTTTCCATTTCTTTTATATTTTATTGTTTTTTCTACACCTTTTGCAGCTTCTTCTAAAGTAATCTCTACCTGATATCTTAAGTCAGCTCCTGGCTCTACGTAATTTCTTCTAGAACTTCCACCACCAAATCCACTGAATCCTCCGAATCCTCCAGATCCTCCTCCGAAAAATGAACTGAATATATCTTCAAATCCTTCACTGCTGAATCCTCCGAATCCTCCAGCACCTGGTCCTCCCTGTTCAAAGGCTGCATGACCAAATCTATCATATTGAGCTCTTTTTTCCTTGTCTGATATCACCTGATATGCTTCATTTATCTCTTTAAACTTTTCTTCAGCATCTTTTTTCTCTTTTTCGCTGGCACTACTGAATTTATCAGGATGATATTTCATGGCAGCTTTTCTGTACGCTTTCTTAATATCAGCTTCAGAAGCATCTTTTGCTACTCCTAATACTTCATAATAATCTCTTTTTGCCATTTAATATTTTCCTCCATTTCTAATATCTAAAGTATTATATCACAATTTTTAATATAACATGATATATTTTTATATAAACTATAAAATAGTTATATCTAATGTCCTATGATATACTTCATCTTTTTCAATTTTTTCTATTCCTGCTTTTTCTTTAAGGTTTCCTGAAGCATTATCAAAATCTGATATTCCATTCCAAGGCTCCAGACATATATACTCTGCTCCTGGCTTATTCCAAAACGCTATATATTTGAATCCTTTATATACAAATTTTATTTCTTTACTATTTTTTCTATTTTTTAAATAAACAACATCAGAATTTGGCTTTTCAATGATAAGGGCATCATTTATAAAAGTATCTCTATCCAAATCAAGTATTTTTCCTTCAAAAGCTTTTATTTTCTTCTGAGAAGATATCAATGTTCCATTAAAAGTTTTTACCTCTCCAGTTTCATCTTTTTCAAATTCTAAATAATAATCTGAAAACTCTATTCCATTCCCTACAGGAATATTAAATGCTGGGTGAGCTCCCAACGAAAAATACATTTCCTTTTCTCCTGTATTTTCTACTCTGTATTCTATTCTCAAATTTTTATCCTTTATTATATATCTTATATAAAGCTTAAAATTAAAAGGATAAACTTTTTTCGTTTGATCATTTGAAGCAAAAAGAAATTCCAGATAGTCATCTCCTTGATCACTCATCTGAAATTCATAATCTCTTGCAAACCCATGTTTTGAAGTAAGTTTATACTCTTTTCCTTCATAAAAATATCTGTCATCTTTTAAAGCTCCAACAAAAGGAAACAATATTGGCGAACTTTTTGCCCAGTATTTAGGATCTTTCTGCCATATATACTCTACATCTGTTGTTAAATCCTTCATTCCTATAAGTTCTGCCCCTAAGCTTTCTACCCTTATTTCCATTAAACTATTTTTTAAACTATATTCCATTCTTATCTCCTATATTCAGCTTTTCTAGGTCCAGCAGATATTCTTTTCTGAAAAGACCTCCTCCATATCCTGTTAATTTTCCATTTTTACCTATTACTCTATGACAAGGAATTATGATTGAAATAGGATTTCTGTGATTGGCCCCTCCAATAGCTCTGACAGCTTTTGGATTTTTTATATATACTGCTTGTTCTTGATAACTTCTTGTTTCTCCATAGGGGATATTCAATAAAGCTTTCCAAGCTTCCTGCTGAAATTTAGTTCCTTGACTTATATCAAGTTTTACATCAAATACTTTCCTTTTTCCTTCAAAATATTCTTTCAGCTGTTTGATACATTTTTCAACTTCTTTTGAGTGTATCTCTTCTAATCTATTATCTCTGAAGTTAATATTACTGATACCATCTTTTTCTTCACATACTTCAATTAAGCCCAAACCTTTTATTTCCAGATATCCTCTTCCTCTCATTTCCCCTCCTTATCCTATTTAAAACTAATTACCAGAAAGGGAATAGAGTAAAGTACCCTATTCCCTCTATTTGTTTTCCTTTTCAGGAATTATTCAATTAATTATTAGTCAACAACTTCAGCATCTGCTACATCATCATCAGCTTTCTTTTCTCCACCTTGAGCTCCTGCTTGTTCAGCTTGTGCTTTAGCCTGAGCTTCTTTGTAGATTTCTTCAGCAAATTTATGAGCTACTTGTGATAAATTTTCCATAGATTTTTCTATAGCATCTTTATCTTCTCCATCTTTTACTTTTTTAAGTTCTTCTATAGCTGCTTCGATATCTTTTTTCTCTTGTTCAGTAGCTTTATCTCCATATTCTTTTAAAGATTTTTCAGTAGAAGCAATAAGCATGTCTGCTTTATTTCTAGTTTCTACTAATTCTTTGAATTTTCTATCTTCAGCTTCGTTAGCTTCAGCTTCTTTAGTCATTCTATCGATATCTTCTTTAGAAAGGTTAGTAGATCCAGAAATAGTTACTGTATTTTCTTTTCCAGTTCCTAAATCTTTAGCTGATACATGAACGATTCCATTAGCATCTATATCAAATGTTACTTCAATTTGAGGTACACCTCTTGGAGCTGCTGGAATTCCTTCTAAGTTGAACTCTCCTAATTTATGGTTATCTGAAGCTTTTGCTCTTTCTCCTTGTAGTACATTAATTGTTACTGCTGGCTGATTATCTACAGCTGTTGAGTAAACTTGTGATTTTTTAACTGGGATAGTAGTATTTTTCTCAATCATTTTAGTAAATACTCCACCTAAAGTTTCAATTCCTAATGACAATGGAGTTACATCTAATAATAGAACATCTTTTACATCTCCCATTAATACTCCACCTTGAATAGCTGCTCCTGCTGCAACAACTTCATCTGGGTTGATTCCTTTATTAGGTTTTTTACCAAAGAATGATTCTACCCATTCTTGTACTGCTGGTATTCTTGTAGATCCTCCTACTAATAATACTTCATTAATTTCTGATGGATTTAATCCTGCATCACTTAGAGCAGTTTTTGTAGGTCCTTGAGTTGCTTCTACTAAATGTTTAGTTAAATCATTGAATTTTGCTCTTGTCAATTTCATTTCTAAATGTTTAGGTCCTGTAGCATCCATAGTAATAAATGGTAAAGATATAGAAGTTTCCATCATTGTAGAAAGTTCTTTTTTAGCTTTTTCAGCTGCGTCTTTAAGTCTTTGGTATGCCATTTTATCATTTGAAAGATCAATTCCTGTTTCTTTTTTAAATTCAGCTGTTAACCATTTGATAACTTCATTGTCAAAGTCATCTCCTCCTAGGTGGTTGTTTCCTGCAGTAGATATAACTTCAATTACTCCATCAGCTATTTCTAGTACAGATACGTCAAATGTTCCTCCTCCTAAGTCAAATACAAGAACTTTTTCTTCTTTTTTCTTTTCAAGTCCATAAGCAAGTGCTGCTGCTGTTGGTTCATTGATTATTCTTTTTACATCTAATCCTGCAATGACTCCAGCATCTTTTGTTGCTTGTCTTTGTGAGTCAGTGAAATACGCTGGTACAGTAATAACTGCTTCAGTTACAGGTTCTCCTAAATAAGCTTCAGCATCTTTCTTTAATTTTTTAAGTGTCATAGCTGAAATTTCTTGTGGAGTATATTTTTTTCCAAATATTTCTACTTTGTAATCAGAACCCATGTGAGTTTTAATTGAACTTACAGTTGATAATGGATTAGTTATTGCTTGTCTTTTTGCAATCTCTCCAACTATAATTTCTCCATTTTCTTTGATATTTACAACTGATGGAGTTGTTCTTGCTCCTTCTGAGTTAGGGATTATTGTAACATTTCCTCCCTCCATTATTGCTACACAAGAGTTTGTTGTTCCTAAGTCAATTCCTATTATTTTACTCATTATTAATTACCTCCTAAAATATCTTCTATATTTAAAACTGTTTTTTACTATAATTATATTAAAGTTTTTTATTAACCTCTTTTACATACTTTTACCATTGCTGGTCTTATTACTTTTCCTTTCATTGTATAACCTTTTTGAAGTTCAAGAATAATAGTATCATCTTCAAATTCTGGATTATCTTCTACCATTACAGCATGGTGATACATTGGATCATATTTTCCTTCTGCTTTTATTGGTTCTACACCTTCATTTTCCATGATTCCTTTCAATTGCCCAAGTATCATATCCACACCTTTTACAAGCCCATCAAAATCCTTTGTTGCTTCTGATGCTGATATAGCTCTTTCTAAGTTGTCTAATCCATCTAGTAATTTTGTAATTATTTTTTCTGAAGCAAATTTTCTTAATTCTTCTACTTCTTTTTCTTTTCTCTTGGTAAAGTTTTGGAAATCAGCTTGTTTTCTAAGGTAAGATTGCTTCCAATCCTCTACTTCTGCTTTTAATTTTCCAATTTCTTCTTCAGTATCTTTTTCGCAGCAGCAAGAACTTTTTTCTTCTCCATGACCTTTACAGTCACAACCACACTCTTCCTTTTTTTCCTCTTTTATTATATCTTCTTCAAAAGTTTCAACTTCCTTTTTCATTTCTTTATCCAATTCCTTTTCCAATATTTTTTCTTTATCATTTATCATTTGTTTCGTCCTTTCTCTCTATTTTATTTAACATTTTATTTACTTCTTGGGTTACATATTTTATCAGTCCCATAGTTTTTGAATATGCCATTCTTTTAGGACCTATTACTCCAAGTATTCCTTGAGATGCTCCAGCCTTATATAATGAATATACGAAGCTATAGTCTTCTAATCCTTTTATTCCTAATTCTTCTCCAAATACTACATTTACTTTTCCATAGGAGCTATCTCTATTTCTCACTAATTGCTCAAATAAAAGTTTTACATCTTTCCTATGATGGAAAAGCTCTAATACTTCTGATACCTCATTAACATTTTTATCTTTAAAAATACTTGGAACATTATTTATAAATAGTTTACTGTCATCTTCATATTGTTCTAAGTTGCTTGTTAATAATTTTTTTCCTAAAATAAATTTTTCTATATTTCCAAAATTTATTTCATGTTCTTCTATTTTCTTATTTAATTCTTTTGATATTACTTCCAGTTCTTCTTTAGAAACAGACTGACTCAATATTATCTTCTTAGTCTTAACTGCTCTATTTTCCATAACTATAACAGCTAAAACTAAAAATTCATCTATATGAACCAGCTCAATTTTCTTTATTCTTTCTACTGCAGTACTTGGCTCTATTGCTATCCCTGCATATGTTGTCATCTTAGAAAGAAGTGAAGAAGTCTTTTGTAAGAGCAAATCAAGTTCATTAATTCTATGCTCATATTCAAGTTCTATATTGTTCTTTTCTTCTTTTGTAAGTTTTTCAACTTTTAGCAATTCATCAAGATAATATTTATATCCTTTGTCTGTAGGGATTCTTCCTGAAGATGTATGAGTTTTTGCTATATATCCCATATCTTCTAGATCAGCCATTACATTTCTAATAGTTGCTGATGAAAGATCAATCCCATATTTTTTTACCAAAGTTCTTGAACCGATAGTATCGCCAAAAGTCAAATAATAATTTACTATTGCGTTTAATACTAACTTTTCTCTTTCTGAAATAGACATCTTTCATCACCTTTTTGTTAGCACTCATTAAAGTAGAGTGCTAATTCTTAATTAAAAAGATACATCAATTTCATATATTTGTCAATACTTTTTTAATTTTTTTTTTATAAATTGTTTATAATTTTTCTATTTTTTCCGTTATTTCCCTTTTTAAAGTTAATTCAATTTTTTTAAAATAAAAACTGACCTTAAATTTTCAGATCAGTTTTATTTTTATTTATATCATATAAAAAATTCTGCCAACATACATCTTACTGATCCTCCCCCATATCTCTCAATAGTGGGAATATCTGAATATACTATCTCTGCTGATTTTTCTATTATTTTTCTTTGATCTTCTCTTAATATGTCATTAGCTGACTTAGACATTACCAATATTTTACTTCCATCTTTTTTTCTAAGCTCAAGAGCATTTCCTAAAAAATGATTTGTCTGTTCCTCAGTTATTTCAATGAGTACTTTTCCAGAATCTAATATTGATTTTTTTACTCTTTCTTTTTCTTCTTTATCTATTATGGAATCTAAGAATATAAGGACATATTCTTCTCCAATTGTCATCAATACATTTGTATGATATATAGGCATCTGTTTTCCATCTACAGTCTGTTTTCCAGAAAAACTTACAGGTTTGTAGTCCATCAATCTGCAAAATTCTTCAAAAAGTTCTTTATTGGTCCTCTTAGATAAACTTGCATAAGCTATCTTATTTTTTCTATCTAAGCACATACTTCCAGTCCCTTCAAGTATCCTGCCTTTTTTTCATTTTCAGTAAGATCTATTATTTTTAGATTTTCTCTATTTTTTACAAAATCTAAAATTTTAGGAGTTCTCTCCAATCTTCTATTTTCTGCATACATAGGATACAGCACTAAAGTTCCATTCTTATGTGTACTGAACCAGTTATTTGGAAAAATACTGTCAGGAGTATGAGGTTCTTTTGTATCTTGAATAACTAACACCTCTATAGTTTTCTCTCTCAATTTTTCCACTAAAATATCAAATTCAGCTACTGCCTTTTCTTGTAGCTCTTTTTCATCTTTATGATCATCTTTTTGATAGAGATTATCTTTTGCTGTTTCAGCATTATAAGCAAATGCTATTGGTCTTACCATCAAAACTCTATTAGTTAAAAAATTCTTCAATTTTATGCCTCCTATATAAATTTTTATAGCCACATAAATACATTCTAACATTCTTTACATAATTTTTTCCACTTTATTATTTAAGTAAAAACTGAAAGATGCTTATAAACAAAAATAAAGTTTTAAAATTTTTAATATTTTTTTATATTTTATCTATATCTTTGATACATTTTTTATAAAAAATAATTATAAAATAAAAAAGAGGTTAAAGAATTTTTTCCTTAACCTCACTTTAGAAATTATACTATATATTATTTTATCTGTTTCTTAAGAACTTCTGATACAGCAGAATCAAATTCACTCTTACCTGCTGTTCCTTTCTTTTCTTGTTCTAATATATACTGCTCCCTCTCTCTTGATACTTTTATTATTTCTTCTCTTATCTCTTTACGAGTATCTATAATGCTTTGAATATATCCTTCTCTTGCTTTCAAAGACATTTTCTGCATATTTTCAGGAAGTTCATTATCTTTAATATCTTTCAATGAAATCTCATTATTTTCTACTGCCTGTACTAAATCTTCTTTTGAATAGCTATATTTATTAATTGCTTTATTTATAGCTCTTGATGCTTTTGCTTCTACTGGTGCAGCTTCCATAGAATATTTTTCTGAATCAAACTTTTTAACTGCTTCACTTCTCTCTTCAGAACTACCATATGTTATATATGTTTTATCAATCCTTTTATTCAATTCATAAAGCTTATCATCATAAGGAGTAGTTACAACTTTTACTCCTCCATCTCCAGAAATATGAAAATATTCTCCACCACCAAATTGTGCTATTGCTTTCCAATAATAATCTGTTTTAGGCATATCACCACATTGAATAGTATTTATAATAATTCCTCTACTTTTAGCTTTTTTAGCAGTATCACTGGTATCTGGTGAATCATTATAATCATCATGAGGAGGTGCATCTCCTACTAAAAATATTATCTGTGATAAATTTTCTCTAGGTGTCGACCATTGAATCACTTCCAAACTTTCATGAAGAGCTTTTCTTACATCTTCAGGATCATCGCCTCCACCTTGAGCTTTATACCCCATTAATACACTATATATTTCATCTAAGTTCTCACTAAGTTGTGTAACTTTAGTCACATAAACATCTCCACGATCACGATAAGCTACCAGTCCAATTTTTACTTTTGAATCTTTATGAGTCTGCATTACCTCATTCACTATACTCCATATTTTAGTTTTAGCTCCTTGAATAAGTCCCCCCATAGATCCAGTAGTATCCAATACAAATACAATTTCAACATCTTTCTCTTTTGCTTTTGTCTGTTCAACTGCTGTATTTTCTGGTTTTGATTCTGTTGAAAATACTATTGTTCCCAAAAAAACAAAACCCATCAGTAGTGATAAAAATTTCTTCATAAATTCCTCCTAGCAAATATATTTTAGTATACAAAGTTTAATAGTAATATCCATAAAGCATATAATAGAAAAATGAATCAATGACATAAATTGAAAACAATACATATCCAGCAAGCATTACCAAAGATAAAATTATTCCTGTTCCTCCATCCAAACATTTTTCTTTCCCTGCCAGTATATCTTTTTTACCTGTAAAAAATACCAGTAATTTCCAAAAATTCCTAAAATCACACCAGCCACTATTCCAGAGATTCTTGTCAAATCTATTCCTATAAAAATCATAAGTATATCTGTAAGGATAAAAGCTATAATGAGATACATTATAACTTTATACATTCCTCTGTATCCAAGCCATATCATTCCCAGAAAAAGAGCTGCAGGATTAAATTTCTTCCCCTCTCTCCATATATTTATATAGTCATCTGCTTTCTTTCCCACATATACTTTTATCTGCTCCTCATTTTCATCTATAAATTCAAGTTCCTCATCTTTTAATTTCCACGACATCTGTTCCACCTCTATGTTTTTTAATTAAATTGTAGCATATTCAAAAAAATATCTCTACATATTAACAGTTGCTTTTTTAGTGAAAACTGCTAGTTACAGTTGCTTATTCGTTTTATTATACTCATCAATATAAATTTTTTAATGTTTTTTATAAAAATACTAAAATTCTTTTTTCTATAAAAAATAATTAAAATATTCAATTTAATAAAAATGAATATGATTAATTTATTTATATACTTTCAAAATAAAGTGTACATATTTTTTTGTAATTATATAAGTAAGCTTTTTTACAATAAAAATACAAACTAATATATTATAGATATTCATTAAAAAACCATCAAGATAAAAGTATTTTTTATTTATACATACAATATATATAATGAATAATAGTTTTAAAAATTTGAATTATAGATAATAAAAAATCAAACCAAAAATATATAAAGATATATTTTAGAACTAAAATTTTAAAAAAAATATGTATAAAATAAAAAATTCAGAAACTATTTTTATCTATAAACTTATTTTTTAAAAAAAATAAAATTCTTCTGTAATCATATTTTCATTTTAAATAAAGATGTATATTAAAAATACTTATCTTAATTTATATTATATTTATATTACATATTATGGTTTTTTAGGTCAAAGTTTATATTTTTATAGAATATTTTTAAAAAATAAAGAAAATTTTTAATTATAAAAATATTT
Above is a window of Fusobacterium varium DNA encoding:
- a CDS encoding Spore germination protein gives rise to the protein MSKKWLGTLIGIWIVAIVLGVIYSNTVKDKSIKKINTDEITIEEKVKEKVTIYIPGADGRELIKKDENIEESQSRRDKSVKVVSKTIEVLQNEGFLENKDITVLNLYFSGDTAYIDLSPSSKEMDDNSRKSLLNIYSIVNSLTELGNINRVKILINGKDGSNNLSKFYNRNTNI
- the amiB gene encoding N-acetylmuramoyl-L-alanine amidase AmiB precursor produces the protein MKRILTIFLFLFLTVLSFAGTIKSVKLNGAVLTMDFAGSQKPKYTMNYDEYNKLIFLEFPDSTLTGKINNKNFTGKYIESLEVVDYSGSVGFFIKLRKNISYSGGIASKGNNFVLTFNDKSQKKQFTIAIDAGHGGKDPGAIGFKKYYEKTVTLAVSKYLRDELKKDFNVVMTRDTDVFVTLSQRPKIANKAKANMFISIHANAAVSSKMNGVEVFYFSKKSSPYAERIASFENSFGDKYGENSSDIAQIMGELAYKKNQESSIGFARKTNNALAEAIGLNNRGIHGANFAVLRGFNGPSVLIEVGFISNKSDLQKITNPVYQKKMAKEIAEMVRGYFY
- the yajC gene encoding preprotein translocase subunit YajC, with amino-acid sequence MEQLLGLGKYSGMILTFVVWIAVFYFLLILPNKKKQKKQKEMMDSLKEGSEVVTVGGIKGTIVSVSEDYVEVRVDKGVKITFTKGAISRVL
- the dnaJ_3 gene encoding Heat shock protein J, whose protein sequence is MAKRDYYEVLGVAKDASEADIKKAYRKAAMKYHPDKFSSASEKEKKDAEEKFKEINEAYQVISDKEKRAQYDRFGHAAFEQGGPGAGGFGGFSSEGFEDIFSSFFGGGSGGFGGFSGFGGGSSRRNYVEPGADLRYQVEITLEEAAKGVEKTIKYKRNGKCGTCNGSGAEPGSTMKKCTKCGGSGRVKTVQRTILGNFESYAECDECHGKGEIPEKKCKTCHGTGIVKETVEKKIKIPAGIDDGQKLRLDGMGEASETGGPNGDLYVIIRVKEHDLFQRRGDDIICEVPITFTTAALGGEVEIPTLNGKKNIKIPAGTQTGKLFKLRGEGIKSLRSSMVGDQLVQVVVETPTDLNDKQKELLKAFDDSLKDKNYKKHKTLKDKIKAFFK
- a CDS encoding Aldose 1-epimerase translates to MEYSLKNSLMEIRVESLGAELIGMKDLTTDVEYIWQKDPKYWAKSSPILFPFVGALKDDRYFYEGKEYKLTSKHGFARDYEFQMSDQGDDYLEFLFASNDQTKKVYPFNFKLYIRYIIKDKNLRIEYRVENTGEKEMYFSLGAHPAFNIPVGNGIEFSDYYLEFEKDETGEVKTFNGTLISSQKKIKAFEGKILDLDRDTFINDALIIEKPNSDVVYLKNRKNSKEIKFVYKGFKYIAFWNKPGAEYICLEPWNGISDFDNASGNLKEKAGIEKIEKDEVYHRTLDITIL
- the ogt gene encoding Methylated-DNA--protein-cysteine methyltransferase, constitutive gives rise to the protein MRGRGYLEIKGLGLIEVCEEKDGISNINFRDNRLEEIHSKEVEKCIKQLKEYFEGKRKVFDVKLDISQGTKFQQEAWKALLNIPYGETRSYQEQAVYIKNPKAVRAIGGANHRNPISIIIPCHRVIGKNGKLTGYGGGLFRKEYLLDLEKLNIGDKNGI
- the dnaK_2 gene encoding Heat shock protein 70 → MSKIIGIDLGTTNSCVAIMEGGNVTIIPNSEGARTTPSVVNIKENGEIIVGEIAKRQAITNPLSTVSSIKTHMGSDYKVEIFGKKYTPQEISAMTLKKLKKDAEAYLGEPVTEAVITVPAYFTDSQRQATKDAGVIAGLDVKRIINEPTAAALAYGLEKKKEEKVLVFDLGGGTFDVSVLEIADGVIEVISTAGNNHLGGDDFDNEVIKWLTAEFKKETGIDLSNDKMAYQRLKDAAEKAKKELSTMMETSISLPFITMDATGPKHLEMKLTRAKFNDLTKHLVEATQGPTKTALSDAGLNPSEINEVLLVGGSTRIPAVQEWVESFFGKKPNKGINPDEVVAAGAAIQGGVLMGDVKDVLLLDVTPLSLGIETLGGVFTKMIEKNTTIPVKKSQVYSTAVDNQPAVTINVLQGERAKASDNHKLGEFNLEGIPAAPRGVPQIEVTFDIDANGIVHVSAKDLGTGKENTVTISGSTNLSKEDIDRMTKEAEANEAEDRKFKELVETRNKADMLIASTEKSLKEYGDKATEQEKKDIEAAIEELKKVKDGEDKDAIEKSMENLSQVAHKFAEEIYKEAQAKAQAEQAGAQGGEKKADDDVADAEVVD
- the grpE gene encoding HSP-70 cofactor produces the protein MINDKEKILEKELDKEMKKEVETFEEDIIKEEKKEECGCDCKGHGEEKSSCCCEKDTEEEIGKLKAEVEDWKQSYLRKQADFQNFTKRKEKEVEELRKFASEKIITKLLDGLDNLERAISASEATKDFDGLVKGVDMILGQLKGIMENEGVEPIKAEGKYDPMYHHAVMVEDNPEFEDDTIILELQKGYTMKGKVIRPAMVKVCKRG
- the hrcA gene encoding Heat-inducible transcription repressor HrcA: MSISEREKLVLNAIVNYYLTFGDTIGSRTLVKKYGIDLSSATIRNVMADLEDMGYIAKTHTSSGRIPTDKGYKYYLDELLKVEKLTKEEKNNIELEYEHRINELDLLLQKTSSLLSKMTTYAGIAIEPSTAVERIKKIELVHIDEFLVLAVIVMENRAVKTKKIILSQSVSKEELEVISKELNKKIEEHEINFGNIEKFILGKKLLTSNLEQYEDDSKLFINNVPSIFKDKNVNEVSEVLELFHHRKDVKLLFEQLVRNRDSSYGKVNVVFGEELGIKGLEDYSFVYSLYKAGASQGILGVIGPKRMAYSKTMGLIKYVTQEVNKMLNKIERKDETNDK
- a CDS encoding von Willebrand factor type A domain, coding for MKKFLSLLMGFVFLGTIVFSTESKPENTAVEQTKAKEKDVEIVFVLDTTGSMGGLIQGAKTKIWSIVNEVMQTHKDSKVKIGLVAYRDRGDVYVTKVTQLSENLDEIYSVLMGYKAQGGGDDPEDVRKALHESLEVIQWSTPRENLSQIIFLVGDAPPHDDYNDSPDTSDTAKKAKSRGIIINTIQCGDMPKTDYYWKAIAQFGGGEYFHISGDGGVKVVTTPYDDKLYELNKRIDKTYITYGSSEERSEAVKKFDSEKYSMEAAPVEAKASRAINKAINKYSYSKEDLVQAVENNEISLKDIKDNELPENMQKMSLKAREGYIQSIIDTRKEIREEIIKVSREREQYILEQEKKGTAGKSEFDSAVSEVLKKQIK
- a CDS encoding Protein of uncharacterised function (DUF2628); amino-acid sequence: MSWKLKDEELEFIDENEEQIKVYVGKKADDYINIWREGKKFNPAALFLGMIWLGYRGMYKVIMYLIIAFILTDILMIFIGIDLTRISGIVAGVILGIFGNYWYFLQVKKIYWQGKKNVWMEEQE